One window of the Tachypleus tridentatus isolate NWPU-2018 chromosome 10, ASM421037v1, whole genome shotgun sequence genome contains the following:
- the LOC143230058 gene encoding uncharacterized protein LOC143230058 isoform X1: MKTSLLSSTITVNLHRTVRFILLLVTTELTVQGVTGYGLYTSDNYVALSGDLLLTYKLPYNDSNALFIQLLQYTKGEPIELATHAVPRYSTYGKWNVPCGLIHRPGHFIFRLITENKKRTLATTSLANVSWPEVSVQVPLLAETYSSDVTVRLTSSDIKCEPNNAGIYWSSIELEYLGPNFQVVYEGSSWFQSSTVFRTEVKSWPGNNPLEDVIVDCRVFDKPGIYQVRLVGSQKMLPPIAKSPHIQVIWSSRYDLSVPQSHIFPCDEDVLVIYEYPPCILSGDLIRVYGRRSSPPITEYILETRIDNTKHSLTLPCDLFSSMYQTFCFTYVSVAANGAVFQLKTLCRPRNIDPGGSKAWWSKWSPWSRCSSTCNSGVRSRYRLCSTPSDDVHCQGESTESEPCVFSECFEDTTTISDDLFLKVDCNSSCKVNVTTNGTLTARISPGTLQPSFWTLEAWPEGKLSVQFVKVDLDSELWLTVRDSTSPVGTLLTTVNNQMPYASVESYSSTLRIDLHTSNGSISTEGEFILRFYTKGLKVSSLTSVWDGPSSEKVNFSAVHLTLVVLASVVGCAITILLVLQEAYNRCRQKRNSLCSDSPCSSVHDIREPCPKVKLLTGTTSVSDLSCSPASLRRQDKAVANQDKVSPEELLCNTFLFRSTSSVCTLTPPQSPCPSVLQRRCLTPVTKRKLPIAAVTPQRKPRSEGVRQNMPRHHAYKAVRNICSTDMRSVEKLKDKSLKSESIVASTQSLSEFSIGESEDGLEYDYYDYSCHNDPGSFFCSDPALIGWPPFIPVYPGISEEDLPLQHFIMPQKEVSEEESVVS; the protein is encoded by the exons ATGAAGACAAGCTTATTGTCGAGTACAATAACTGTAAACTTACACAGAACTGTGAGGTTCATTCTGCTCCTCGTGACAACAGAGTTGACGGTTCAAG GTGTCACAGGATACGGGTTATATACATCAGACAACTATGTGGCGCTCTCTGGCGATTTGCTATTAACCTACAAGCTTCCATATAACGATAGCAACGCCCTCTTCATACAACTCCTTCAATATACGAAAGGTGAACCGATAGAACTAGCGACACATGCAGTTCCTCGCTATTCTACCTATGGAAAGTGGAACGTTCCATGCGGACTAATCCATCGCCCTGGACACTTCATTTTCCGTCTCATCACGGAGAACAAG AAGAGAACACTAGCCACAACGAGCCTAGCTAATGTTTCATGGCCAGAGGTTTCGGTTCAAGTACCACTTCTTGCGGAAACCTACAGCTCTGACGTCACTGTGCGTCTAACTTCATCAGATATCAAGTGCGAGCCAAACAATGCCGGTATCTATTGGAGCAGTATAGAACTAGAATACCTCGGGCCAAATTTTCAAGTTGTCTATGAAGGTTCTTCTTGGTTTCAATCGAGTACAGTGTTTCGAACTGAAGTGAAAAGCTGGCCAGGAAATAACCCTCTAGAGGATGTTATAGTCGACTGTCGAGTGTTTGATAAGCCAGGAATATACCAG GTTCGACTTGTGGGGAGTCAGAAAATGCTCCCCCCGATTGCTAAAAGTCCTCACATCCAGGTGATATGGAGTTCTCGCTACGATCTCAGTGTTCCCCAGTCACACATCTTTCCATGCGATGAAGATGTCCTGGTGATTTATGAGTATCCACCATGCATACTCAGCGGAGATCTCATTCGAGTGTACGGACGCAGGTCCTCGCCACCAATCACAGAGTACATCTTGGAAACTAGGATCGACAACACTAAACATTCTCTGACATTACCGTGCGATTTATTCAGTTCCATGTACCAAACGTTTTGTTTCACGTACGTCAGTGTCGCCGCCAACGGCGCTGTGTTTCAACTGAAAACCTTGTGCAGACCTCGGAACATCGATCCAG GTGGGTCAAAGGCATGGTGGAGTAAGTGGAGCCCCTGGTCACGGTGTTCGTCAACCTGCAACTCTGGTGTTCGTAGTCGCTATCGGCTGTGCAGCACCCCTAGTGACGACGTTCATTGTCAAGGAGAATCTACCGAATCGGAACCATGTGTTTTTAGTGAATGTTTTG AGGACACCACGACCATATCTGATGATCTCTTTCTAAAGGTTGATTGTAACTCTAGCTGCAAGGTGAACGTCACAACTAACGGAACTCTGACAGCGAGAATATCTCCCGGTACTCTTCAACCCAGCTTTTGGACTCTTGAGGCCTGGCCAGAAGGTAAACTGAGCGTCCAGTTTGTTAAGGTAGATCTCGACTCCGAGTTATGGCTGACGGTTAGAGATAGCACTTCACCTGTCGGAACTCTGTTGACCACTGTGAATAACCAGATGCCCTATGCTTCGGTAGAATCCTACAGCTCGACTCTACGGATAGATCTTCACACATCTAATGGGTCGATTTCCACCGAGGGAGAGTTCATTTTGAGGTTTTACACAAAAG GTTTGAAAGTCAGTAGCCTAACATCAGTTTGGGATGGTCCTTCATCAGAAAAGGTCAACTTCAGTGCTGTACACCTGACCCTTGTGGTGTTGGCTTCGGTTGTTGGCTGTGCCATCACCATCTTGCTGGTTTTACAAGAAGCCTACAACAGATGTCGCCAGAAACGCAACAGCCTGTGTTCGGATTCACCCTGTTCATCTGTCCACGATATTCGAGAACCTTGCCCAAAAGTCAAACTTTTAACTGGTACGACCTCAGTATCGGATCTCTCTTGTTCCCCCGCTTCCCTCCGACGTCAAGACAAGGCAGTAGCCAATCAAGACAAAGTTAGTCCTGAGGAACTACTATGCAACACCTTTCTTTTCAGATCTACAAGTAGTGTCTGCACCCTCACTCCACCACAAAGCCCTTGTCCGTCTGTCCTTCAACGACGGTGTTTAACACCAGTAACTAAACGAAAACTCCCAATAGCAGCAGTTACACCACAACGAAAACCACGCAGCGAGGGGGTTCGTCAAAACATGCCACGTCATCACGCATACAAGGCTGTTAGAAATATCTGTTCAACAGACATGAGGTCTGTAGAGAAGTTAAAAGATAAATCTCTAAAGTCAGAAAGCATCGTCGCATCGACTCAGTCATTATCGGAGTTTTCAATTGGAGAATCTGAAGATGGACTGGAGTATGATTATTATGACTACAGTTGTCATAACGATCCGGGTTCTTTTTTCTGCAGCGATCCGGCATTAATTGGATGGCCGCCATTTATTCCAGTTTATCCAGGAATCAGTGAGGAAGACCTACCATTACAACATTTTATAATGCCACAAAAAGAAGTCAGCGAAGAAGAATCAGTAGTGTCTTAG
- the LOC143230058 gene encoding uncharacterized protein LOC143230058 isoform X2: protein MRTNPSPWTLHFPSHHGEQGQKRTLATTSLANVSWPEVSVQVPLLAETYSSDVTVRLTSSDIKCEPNNAGIYWSSIELEYLGPNFQVVYEGSSWFQSSTVFRTEVKSWPGNNPLEDVIVDCRVFDKPGIYQVRLVGSQKMLPPIAKSPHIQVIWSSRYDLSVPQSHIFPCDEDVLVIYEYPPCILSGDLIRVYGRRSSPPITEYILETRIDNTKHSLTLPCDLFSSMYQTFCFTYVSVAANGAVFQLKTLCRPRNIDPGGSKAWWSKWSPWSRCSSTCNSGVRSRYRLCSTPSDDVHCQGESTESEPCVFSECFEDTTTISDDLFLKVDCNSSCKVNVTTNGTLTARISPGTLQPSFWTLEAWPEGKLSVQFVKVDLDSELWLTVRDSTSPVGTLLTTVNNQMPYASVESYSSTLRIDLHTSNGSISTEGEFILRFYTKGLKVSSLTSVWDGPSSEKVNFSAVHLTLVVLASVVGCAITILLVLQEAYNRCRQKRNSLCSDSPCSSVHDIREPCPKVKLLTGTTSVSDLSCSPASLRRQDKAVANQDKVSPEELLCNTFLFRSTSSVCTLTPPQSPCPSVLQRRCLTPVTKRKLPIAAVTPQRKPRSEGVRQNMPRHHAYKAVRNICSTDMRSVEKLKDKSLKSESIVASTQSLSEFSIGESEDGLEYDYYDYSCHNDPGSFFCSDPALIGWPPFIPVYPGISEEDLPLQHFIMPQKEVSEEESVVS from the exons ATGCGGACTAATCCATCGCCCTGGACACTTCATTTTCCGTCTCATCACGGAGAACAAGGTCAG AAGAGAACACTAGCCACAACGAGCCTAGCTAATGTTTCATGGCCAGAGGTTTCGGTTCAAGTACCACTTCTTGCGGAAACCTACAGCTCTGACGTCACTGTGCGTCTAACTTCATCAGATATCAAGTGCGAGCCAAACAATGCCGGTATCTATTGGAGCAGTATAGAACTAGAATACCTCGGGCCAAATTTTCAAGTTGTCTATGAAGGTTCTTCTTGGTTTCAATCGAGTACAGTGTTTCGAACTGAAGTGAAAAGCTGGCCAGGAAATAACCCTCTAGAGGATGTTATAGTCGACTGTCGAGTGTTTGATAAGCCAGGAATATACCAG GTTCGACTTGTGGGGAGTCAGAAAATGCTCCCCCCGATTGCTAAAAGTCCTCACATCCAGGTGATATGGAGTTCTCGCTACGATCTCAGTGTTCCCCAGTCACACATCTTTCCATGCGATGAAGATGTCCTGGTGATTTATGAGTATCCACCATGCATACTCAGCGGAGATCTCATTCGAGTGTACGGACGCAGGTCCTCGCCACCAATCACAGAGTACATCTTGGAAACTAGGATCGACAACACTAAACATTCTCTGACATTACCGTGCGATTTATTCAGTTCCATGTACCAAACGTTTTGTTTCACGTACGTCAGTGTCGCCGCCAACGGCGCTGTGTTTCAACTGAAAACCTTGTGCAGACCTCGGAACATCGATCCAG GTGGGTCAAAGGCATGGTGGAGTAAGTGGAGCCCCTGGTCACGGTGTTCGTCAACCTGCAACTCTGGTGTTCGTAGTCGCTATCGGCTGTGCAGCACCCCTAGTGACGACGTTCATTGTCAAGGAGAATCTACCGAATCGGAACCATGTGTTTTTAGTGAATGTTTTG AGGACACCACGACCATATCTGATGATCTCTTTCTAAAGGTTGATTGTAACTCTAGCTGCAAGGTGAACGTCACAACTAACGGAACTCTGACAGCGAGAATATCTCCCGGTACTCTTCAACCCAGCTTTTGGACTCTTGAGGCCTGGCCAGAAGGTAAACTGAGCGTCCAGTTTGTTAAGGTAGATCTCGACTCCGAGTTATGGCTGACGGTTAGAGATAGCACTTCACCTGTCGGAACTCTGTTGACCACTGTGAATAACCAGATGCCCTATGCTTCGGTAGAATCCTACAGCTCGACTCTACGGATAGATCTTCACACATCTAATGGGTCGATTTCCACCGAGGGAGAGTTCATTTTGAGGTTTTACACAAAAG GTTTGAAAGTCAGTAGCCTAACATCAGTTTGGGATGGTCCTTCATCAGAAAAGGTCAACTTCAGTGCTGTACACCTGACCCTTGTGGTGTTGGCTTCGGTTGTTGGCTGTGCCATCACCATCTTGCTGGTTTTACAAGAAGCCTACAACAGATGTCGCCAGAAACGCAACAGCCTGTGTTCGGATTCACCCTGTTCATCTGTCCACGATATTCGAGAACCTTGCCCAAAAGTCAAACTTTTAACTGGTACGACCTCAGTATCGGATCTCTCTTGTTCCCCCGCTTCCCTCCGACGTCAAGACAAGGCAGTAGCCAATCAAGACAAAGTTAGTCCTGAGGAACTACTATGCAACACCTTTCTTTTCAGATCTACAAGTAGTGTCTGCACCCTCACTCCACCACAAAGCCCTTGTCCGTCTGTCCTTCAACGACGGTGTTTAACACCAGTAACTAAACGAAAACTCCCAATAGCAGCAGTTACACCACAACGAAAACCACGCAGCGAGGGGGTTCGTCAAAACATGCCACGTCATCACGCATACAAGGCTGTTAGAAATATCTGTTCAACAGACATGAGGTCTGTAGAGAAGTTAAAAGATAAATCTCTAAAGTCAGAAAGCATCGTCGCATCGACTCAGTCATTATCGGAGTTTTCAATTGGAGAATCTGAAGATGGACTGGAGTATGATTATTATGACTACAGTTGTCATAACGATCCGGGTTCTTTTTTCTGCAGCGATCCGGCATTAATTGGATGGCCGCCATTTATTCCAGTTTATCCAGGAATCAGTGAGGAAGACCTACCATTACAACATTTTATAATGCCACAAAAAGAAGTCAGCGAAGAAGAATCAGTAGTGTCTTAG